Below is a genomic region from Azoarcus sp. KH32C.
AAGGCCAAGCTCGATCAACTCGCCCCAGGCTCGGTCGTTGTGCTGCACGCTTGCTGCCACAACCCGACGGGTGCCGACCTGAGCGAAAGCCAGTGGGGCGAAGTCGTCGAAGCCTGCCGCGAGCGCGCACTCGTCCCGTTCCTGGACATGGCCTACCAGGGCTTCGCCGACGGCATTGAACCGGACGCCATTGCCGTTCGCCTGTTCTCGGCCAGCGGCCTGCAGTTCTTCGTGTCTAGCTCCTTCTCGAAGTCGTTCTCGATGTACGGCGAACGCGTCGGCGCCCTGTCGATCGTCACGGCCGGCAAAGACGAATCGGCCCGCGTGCTGTCGCAGGTCAAGCGCGTCATCCGCACCAACTACTCCAACCCGCCGATCCACGGCGGTGCCGTTGTCGCTGCTGTGCTGAACTCGGCTGAACTGCGCCAGATGTGGGAAGACGAACTCGCGAGCATGCGTGATCGCATCCGCGCGATGCGCGTCGGTCTCGTCGAGTCGTTGAAGGGTGCCGGCGTGGCCCAAGACTTCTCCTTCGTGATCCAGCAGCGCGGCATGTTCTCCTACACCGGCCTGTCGGCCGCGCAAGTGGAACAGCTCAAGAACGAGTTCGGCATCTACGCGGTGTCCACCGGCCGTATCTGCCTCGCCGCACTGAATTCGCGCAACATCGACTACGTCGCGAAGGCGATCGCTTCGGTCGTGAAGAGCTAAAAAATCTCGATCAATTATTGACGAACCGCCGCGTGGTATCTATACTGCGCGGCTTCTTTCCCCGATAGCTCAGTCGGTAGAGCAACGGACTGTTAATCCGTGTGTCCCTGGTTCGAGCCCAGGTCGGGGAGCCAAATTCGGCTCAGGCGCGTTTCGCATGGGCAAATAATACCGATCCCCGATAGCTCAGTCGGTAGAGCAACGGACTGTTAATCCGTGTGTCCCTGGTTCGAGCCCAGGTCGGGGAGCCAGTAAAACAACACAAAGGCCACTCTTCGGAGTGGCCTTTGTGTTTTTCGGTCTGCGTCGGCACTTCCTATCCGCGCCAGATCACCCAGTATTTCTGCGGCCACCTCAAGGACCCCCACCACCGCTCGCCCTGATCGTGGAGTTCGATCCCGTCCGACGTCAGCGTGTAGTAGTGCGCCTGCAGCCCTTCGGTCCCGCACGGAACGATGTAACCGTTACGTTCCAGAAATCCGAAGTAATGCACGGCCAGCGGGACGCCTTCGAGATGCATCAGACACGACAGATCCCATAGTCGTATGAACGGATGCCCAGATCGCATTGCGCGCAACAAGCGCAGCACATGCCAACGATGCGGAACACGTTCCTGACGGCGAAAATCGACGGCGCTCGAAGTCATGAGGATCTCCCGGCTTAAGCGTTCGAGGCAGGCCCTTGAGAAACAAGATCGGCTCCCCGTCTGCACAGCCCGGACATCGGACCAGCTCTCGCCAGGGGGAAACGATTCGGTGCAGGAAAGCACCTGATTCGAGTCTAGGCGGGTGATTGCAAGTTTCAAGGACAACCCGGTGGGCGCTCCCACAAAACATACGCAGGGCACGTTCCGGTGTACGAATACCCACAAGCCGGCTCCCGCCACGTGTTGCAAACGCGACCAGTGAAATAAACGCGACAAAACAGCAACGTTCTGTTTTTATTTATATTTTCAAGACTTAACAATAGAAAATCCGCTTGGCACAGGTCCTGCAATATGGCCATTGGAAGCGCTGCCGGCCGGCAGCACGAATGGCAAATATGCGAGGACATCATGGCCTACAAAATTCTCACCTCTTCCTGCACCGCTTGCGGGGCCTGTGAGCCCGAATGCCCGAACGACGCCATCAAGGAAAAGAACGGCATGTTCGCGATCAAGGCCGATTTGTGTACCGAGTGCATCGGCCACTACGACGATCCGCAGTGCATCGCGCAGTGTCCTTCGGACGGCACGATCGTGGTCGACAAGAGCGTGCCGCGTTATCAAGCCTGAGAGACCGGGAGCTGCCATGCACAGCGTCGTCTGTATCAAGCAGGTGCCCGACTCGGCGCAGATCCGCGTACATCCGGTCACCAACACGATCATGCGCCAGGGCGTCCCGGCGATCATCAATCCCTACGACCTTTTTGCGCTCGAAGAGGCCCTGCGCCTGAAGGACAGGTTTGGCGGCACAGTGACGGTGATCACGATGGGACCGCCGATGGCCGAGGTGGCGCTGCGCAAGTGCCTGTCCTTCGGCGCGGACGACGCGATCCTCGTTTCGGACCGCGCCTTCGCAGGTGCCGATACCCTGGCGACGTCCTGCGCCCTCGCCTCCGCGATCAACAAGATCCGCGAAAACATGCCGGTCGATCTGATCTTCACGGGCAAGCAGACGATCGACGGCGACACCG
It encodes:
- a CDS encoding amino acid aminotransferase; the encoded protein is MPASIFAAVEMAPRDPILGLNEAFNADSRAEKVNLGVGVYYDDNGKIPLLSAVKTAEKARLEAMPPRGYQPIEGPAAYNNAVQNLLFGKDSALIANGQVVTVQALGGTGALKVGADYLKRLLPGATVYISDPSWENHRALFESAGFPVENYPYYDAATRGVNFAGMKAKLDQLAPGSVVVLHACCHNPTGADLSESQWGEVVEACRERALVPFLDMAYQGFADGIEPDAIAVRLFSASGLQFFVSSSFSKSFSMYGERVGALSIVTAGKDESARVLSQVKRVIRTNYSNPPIHGGAVVAAVLNSAELRQMWEDELASMRDRIRAMRVGLVESLKGAGVAQDFSFVIQQRGMFSYTGLSAAQVEQLKNEFGIYAVSTGRICLAALNSRNIDYVAKAIASVVKS
- a CDS encoding 4Fe-4S binding protein; protein product: MAYKILTSSCTACGACEPECPNDAIKEKNGMFAIKADLCTECIGHYDDPQCIAQCPSDGTIVVDKSVPRYQA